One window of the Rosa rugosa chromosome 3, drRosRugo1.1, whole genome shotgun sequence genome contains the following:
- the LOC133735530 gene encoding zinc finger protein ZOP1, with product MTEYWVSQGNKWCDFCKIYISNNPSSIRNHELGTRHKDAVAKKLADMRKDRAAKEKEEKEAERALLQIEAKAKRSYQKDMTNFQEARDTHALALDVGDDGEEKWQYDSASGYYYHQNNGFCYDANSGFYYSDSIGKWVTQEEAYATPQFLSNSGHKSTMLRKQTPTSQTGSASENKGADKAKNGPPPGPVIPTSLNSMRSVKGAPSKVVVGKRKRQEQKPRAMTAEEAAALKAREAARKRVQDREKPLLGLYRPQ from the exons ATGACTGAG TATTGGGTTAGCCAGGGAAACAAATGGTGTGACTTCTGCAAAATCTACATATCAAACAATCCTTCTAGCATTAGAAATCATGAGCTTGGTACGCGTCACAAGGATGCTGTTGCTAAGAAGCTTGCTGATATGCGAAAAGACAGAGCTGctaaggagaaggaagaaaaggaagcaGAACGTGCCCTCTTGCAAATTGAAGCA AAAGCTAAGCGCAGCTATCAAAAGGATATGACGAACTTTCAGGAGGCTAGAGATACTCATGCTCTTGCACTAGATGTTGGGGATGATGGTGAAGAGA AATGGCAGTATGACAGCGCTTCTGGTTATTACTACCATCAAAATAATGGCTTTTGCTATGATGCGAACTCCGGTTTCTACTATTCTGATTCTATAG GCAAATGGGTGACACAGGAAGAGGCATATGCAACCCCTCAGTTTTTGTCAAATTCTGGACATAAATCAACAATGTTGAGGAAGCAAACGCCAACTTCACAGACTGGATCAGCTTCAGAAAATAAAGGTGCTGATAAAGCCAAAAATGGGCCTCCACCTGGGCCAGTGATTCCAACTTCTTTAAATTCTATGAGATCTGTTAAAGGTGCTCCCTCTAAAGTTGTCGTTGGCAAAAGAAAGAGGCAAGAGCAGAAGCCAAGGGCTATGACTGCAGAAGAAGCAGCTGCACTTAAAGCAAGGGAGGCCGCCAGGAAGAGAGTTCAAGACAGAGAGAAACCATTGCTTGGCCTTTACAGGCCACAATGA